The genomic stretch aaaattgttaaatTCGATCGAACTGGTAAATCGTGCTCGGTTGTTAAACTATTGAAGAAGCATTTATCCAAAGATGGACTTGTGGGTCATGGAGATCACAAATTAAATCTGATTtctgtttttttcttgaaatcgTTTTAATGTTTATTATTCTTTATTAAATGAAAAACATGAATAAAACAAGCACAAGAATCCATATAGTAGCCAAAGGCACATTATTATGCTAATTTAGACATTTAGAGGAAATAATAAAGCATCTTTTGAAGGTTCATGTAccataaaaaaaagtgaatataTTTACCAATATTGAATATCCTGATTGGACATGTCTACATTTATAGTAAGTAGTtacaaatttttcttcttcttgtaaACCTActattattcttttcattttgtcattttatatgGTGATGGATCCATAAATTAGGTGTGGAACTAAAATTTTAGTTATTGACTTCATAGGACTCAATAATTTGGCAAAATTTTATATCCGTATTAAGAAATTTACTTAATATTGTatgtgtaaaaaaaaatgtttagagctcataaattctaaatttatcTCTGTCATAAAAGAATGTACAGCTATTAGGTACAATTACATATATTGATCTTTTAGATAACTTGATAATATAAAACATTTGTTTTTATATTCTCTATATGTAGAAGTTAAACTatcatttaaaacaaataatttttaatataatatgccAAATACATTAATAAAGGTTTCTCCACACTTGTTTTTAGCTTGCAAGTCAATATGTGATAGGATTCTAATTTCCAACTCTACATAAACTAAAGAGTTGCATAATATGGCCAAAATGTCTACTACTATGAGTTAATGTTTGCATGTGAATGTGATAATATGATTCCAATTTCCAACTCTACATAAGCAATATTAATATTTACTCTCTCCGTCTCAAATTATCtgttgtgtttctttttttacACGTCTCTTCATTATTTACTCTATTGAGGTGTTTGTAGTCTTAATTAAGAACAATTATTACCAAGGAAATGAGAATAGAATCATTAATCTTATCTTAAACttctaaaatgacaaataatttaAGATCATGATTATATTTTGAACATTTCCTAAGCATagtttcattttaattgatttgtaaaactttttttttggtcattaattatacaatttagttagttaattacTAGTACTATTACATATTAGTAATTGGGTTAGATAGCACTGCTCTACTTTGCAAGTGGGCTAATAAAAGTTTGGAAGGCCTATAATTCAGCTTTTACTTAGGCCCATTAGTGGATTTGGTATGATCCCGATGAGAAGGatatttcaatctttttcatctttttttttcttaaaacgtATTGGTTTGACTCTGAAATCATATATGTTGCTTACTCCATATTTCTTTTACAGAATCTTTTTATTGTTCAGAACAATTAGAaagacttttttaaaattagaaggATTTTGATTAagaattttttgtaaaaatcaCAGACGATAAAATcgtaaaatttgatattttttctgtATATAACTTACTAGAGACTCGGAAAACATAGAATtcacaagaaggacaagaaaGGAGTTCTTTTTAACAATACAACTATATAATCaaccttaaaaataatatttataacacatccaaaacacaaataaaattccaaaaaaacaTCTTATAACCTATAGAGACACATTTTTCTTGCAATCAATATCTCTAACATATTGATTTCTCAAATCAATCATCATATTACAATTCATTTCAATTTCaatattctttttaataatatttaacaTATTAATTCTTCCATTAATTATCGTATACGTACTCACCGGTAACTCACCGGACTTCAAATCACTCCCTAACCGTGGAATTCTCAATATTTTCTCCACCATTATTTCCACCGTTACGTTCATCCGTAACGTCCTCCGCGCCTTGGTGGTCCCCGGTGGCGTTAGGGCTTCTCCGATGGCCACGTCATCATAAAACAAACTTGTCGTTGCTTCATTAAACTTGAATGACATTGAATTTCGATTTTTAACGGACAAGTCAACGGATACCGTTAAGTTAACGT from Solanum stenotomum isolate F172 unplaced genomic scaffold, ASM1918654v1 scaffold26519, whole genome shotgun sequence encodes the following:
- the LOC125851494 gene encoding uncharacterized protein LOC125851494: MLVLGFTVFRVHEPSIRMNSVKIDGINYLNTSTTLQPNVNLTVSVDLSVKNRNSMSFKFNEATTSLFYDDVAIGEALTPPGTTKARRTLRMNVTVEIMVEKILRIPRLGSDLKSGELP